The following proteins are encoded in a genomic region of Elgaria multicarinata webbii isolate HBS135686 ecotype San Diego chromosome 16, rElgMul1.1.pri, whole genome shotgun sequence:
- the ONECUT1 gene encoding hepatocyte nuclear factor 6 yields the protein MNVQLAMEHLGELHGLNHEPGGPAAAAAAADLMNGSPHPRSALAHRGGGGGGGRSMGMAALLEGGGGGGGGYHPHRGAAEHPLAGPLHPSMTMACETPPGMGMSGTYTTLTPLQPLPPISTVSDKFPHHHHHHHHPHPHPHPHPHHPSHPHQRLAGGVSGSFTLLRGGGGGGDDRGLAASVSNLYAPYHKDVAAAAAAGLGPSLSPLAGLHGAQQGLPHYAHHPGGPEKMLTPGGFEAPHPAMLGRHGEQHHLAPPSAGLGPLHGIAHPHAHLGAQGHGQILGAATREPNPAAAAPQVNGGGGGGGVGSHAGQMEEINTKDVAQRITTELKRYSIPQAIFAQRVLCRSQGTLSDLLRNPKPWSKLKSGRETFRRMWKWLQEPEFQRMSALRLAACKRKEQEHGKDRGNTPKKPRLVFTDVQRRTLHAIFKENRRPSKELQITISQQLGLELSTVSNFFMNARRRSLDKWQEEGSSNSGNSSSSSSTCTKV from the exons ATGAACGTGCAGCTGGCGATGGAGCACCTGGGCGAGCTGCACGGGCTGAACCATGAGCCGGGggggcccgccgccgccgccgccgccgccgacctGATGAACGGCAGCCCCCACCCGCGAAGCGCGCTGGCCCAtcgcggtggcggcggcggcggcgggcgctCCATGGGCATGGCGGCCCTCctggaaggcggcggcggcggcggcggcggctaccaCCCGCACCGGGGCGCGGCGGAGCACCCGCTGGCCGGCCCGCTGCACCCCAGCATGACCATGGCGTGCGAGACCCCGCCGGGCATGGGCATGAGCGGCACCTACACCACCCTCACCCCGCTGCAGCCGCTGCCGCCCATCTCCACGGTGTCGGACAAGTTcccccatcaccatcaccaccaccaccacccgcaccCACACCCGCACCCGCACCCGCACCACCCCTCGCACCCGCACCAGCGGCTGGCGGGCGGCGTCAGCGGCAGCTTCACCCTtctgcgcggcggcggcggcggcggcgacgatCGGGGCTTGGCCGCCTCCGTGAGCAACCTGTACGCGCCCTACCACAAGGacgtggccgccgccgccgccgccgggctcGGGCCGAGCCTCTCGCCGCTGGCCGGGCTGCACGGCGCCCAGCAAGGGCTCCCGCACTACGCGCACCACCCCGGCGGCCCCGAGAAGATGCTGACGCCCGGCGGCTTCGAAGCCCCCCACCCGGCCATGCTGGGCCGGCACGGCGAGCAGCACCACCTGGCGCCTCCCTCGGCCGGCCTGGGGCCTCTGCACGGGATCGCCCACCCGCACGCCCACCTCGGCGCCCAGGGCCACGGGCAGATCCTGGGCGCCGCCACGCGGGAACCCAAcccggccgccgccgccccgcaggtgaacggcggcggcggcggcggcggcgtggggAGTCACGCGGGGCAGATGGAGGAGATCAATACCAAAGACGTGGCGCAGCGCATCACCACGGAGCTGAAGCGCTACAGCATCCCGCAGGCCATCTTCGCCCAGCGGGTGCTGTGCCGCTCCCAGGGCACGCTCTCGGACCTGCTGCGGAACCCCAAGCCCTGGAGCAAGCTCAAGTCCGGCCGCGAGACCTTCCGCAGGATGTGGAAGTGGCTGCAGGAGCCCGAGTTCCAGCGCATGTCCGCGCTCAGGCTGGCAG CATGCAAACGGAAAGAACAAGAGCATGGGAAAGACCGAGGAAACACCCCGAAAAAGCCCAGGTTGGTCTTTACGGATGTCCAGCGTCGAACTCTACATGCAATATTCAAGGAAAATAGGCGCCCTTCCAAAGAATTGCAAATCACCATTTCACAGCAGTTGGGCCTGGAGCTGAGCACCGTCAGCAACTTTTTCATGAATGCACGAAGGAGGAGCCTGGATAAATGGCAAGAGGAGGGCAGCTCGAATTCAGGCAACTCATCTTCTTCCTCAAGCACTTGTACCAAAGTATAA